cttttaTTCAGTCATCACACACAAAACAGTaagtataaacagtatatacaacATATAACCTAGTATACAATATGACTGAAAAGGCACAGGCAGAAGCATAATGCTTATATATGCCTATCTTACATTCTCATCAATTTAAGCCACCCtccagaaaataataataataataacaataataataacaataataataataataataataataataataataataacaataataataataataataataataataataataataataacaataataaaataaaataaaataaaaataaattacacttGTAAccctcaaaataaaaaaaactcaaatagctttataacattaaaaaaaaaagaaaaactaaaagcGAGCTactcatttttatgtttatgttattattattataaaaaattacaacgctacacaaaagaaaaatctgcATGACTCTTTGTTCAGGTATTTCTTGCATTCCTATGgctaaaacaaacatattgtaCATTATTCAGACAACCAGATGTGAGATGTGAGGGCTACTCtcttatagatatatatatagatagatagatagatagatagtaactttattgacctcgagggaaattcaagtttccagcatcacagttccatagtgcaaaacatgttagtaaaaaggcacaagtaagtggtaaaaataacaaagtacaaagagatacaggactattaaaaatgtgaatgtagtgcaaaaagtgatatagtgctggataataaaatataggggatatacagtagagaccaggggattaagaaatgtcaaatatggaatataatgcgggaaaagaactgaggtagagaggtttttttttaaaaagtgcagaataaagctgtacattGTTTGTAGATTGTTTGTAGGTTTGGTGTCTCCTCAGTGAGTGTTTTATATGAAGTACAGCCTTCCTGTGAAAAGTGCCCCTTATCTATTATTGCCTCCAAATCTGGAATATGAGCAGCCCAAATGAAACtgaatttgtgtgttttgagtcATCAGTTGCTGTGTATTGCAATATGCAATGGACCTATTTTAAGCTCGTAGTGTTTGGCTTCAAATATATAAGAGTGAGTCCCCCGCCCATTCCTCTGgatcctccctctcctctcactaGTGAAGTATGTGTCAGAGCGATAGCCTCCAAGGAGACCTCAGCCAAAACACAAGCAGCCCAGAGGTGTTAACACTTTCTCCTTAGACGTCCAGAGACACCAGAAACCAGAGCAGCACTTGTTCACGGTTATcagatttctctctttctctacagCTCTGTGGGGGATTTGTAGAACTTAAGGAAAAGCTTTGACTGGACTTTTAAAGAAGTGAATTTAACTTTTCCTTTGGGGACGACATGGCACTTCGGCAGAACTCTGACAAGGAGCCCAGCATCGAGTTGTTCATTAAGGTCAGTCATTTCTTTTCAATTTCACTAATTATAAAGGAGAAGTATGAAAGGAGAAGTTGGCTGCAACATGTGAGGGAATTATTCAAAATGACATACTTCCACATGAAATCTCTCCTAATCTACCTTTCTCACATCCTCTATttaagaggaaaagaaaactcTCATTTTGATGGGTGCCATCTAAAGATACCGTGTGCTACAGATgctgaggtgtttttttttttttatccctgctGAGGGTCCCAGCAGAGTATTTTATCAGTGAcctctgactacagacagacaaGTCCACCTTATCATCGCACACCCAGACGGAGCTGAGAGAGCATGCAGGGTGACTGGCCCCCAGCCTGACACCAGGCACACCCACTTTACTTACGCACACATCCAGATATATATTAGTCCTCCATAATCAAGAAGTCACATAAACAAATTCCTCATCTATCACCTCATGTTGTTGCCTAATAGCCAAACATTAAGATCTCTTCGTTCCTCCTAGTGCTATACTTTGGTATCTATGCGGACTCAGTGTATCTTCTGGTAGATAAAACAAGGTCAAGTGAAGCTCAAAAACATTTCAGGACAGTACGACATGCTGTAGACAGAGTACGTTATGTCTCTCTTTAAATGAACATTCAGTCTCTTAAAAGAACAGTATGTGATCTTTtagcagaatataatattcataactatgttttcatcagtgtataaatcacctgaaactaagaaccgttgtgttttAGTTTGCTTAGAATGAGTgattcatatctacatagggggcgtgtcctcttcacagagtcatTCATGTTGccccgccatgtttctacagtaacccaaacactggctctagagagagactttttacggtacctgaaggccaccgtagttttctgACACGCTGTGAAACTGAGGTATCACCagccacggttttgcacttggcagctcacgttaaagcagtcttagaaagggaggagtgagcagagggtagctggttgcaatctgcaaccacaccactagatgcccccaaatcctacacactttaaaagaatagttttaatttattagaaatatgcttatttgctttcttgctgagagttagatgagaagatcaatacatCTCATGTCATGGCTCTGACTCCTGACAAAGATgattaattaacatgttatatttcGTTAGTTTAATCCGTACCAAGCGTAAGTGTAAAAATGATGTTTGGTTGTGGTTCTACGGGGTTTAATGTGCAGGATTATTTCTTGGTCAGGCAGAGACAAGACTCTAGGAAATATTACTGCTCCCAGCCAATAAATAGTTTGCACATAATAAACCCCCGTAAAACAGCGAATTACAatttttgcttcatttttttttggtacggattaaacaaacaaggtcTAACCTGTTCTATAGTGAGTTTTAGAGATACTGGAAGACGGATTTTGTTACCaaaggctagctgtttccccttgtttccagtctttctgctaagctaaactcaccggctgctggctgtattcatatttacagtacagctgtgagagtggtatcaatcttctcatctaacttccGGGCAGGAAAGAATCATGAATCatgtcccaaaatgtcaaactattcctttgacATCAAGAAGGGAGGAGAGTTAAAATGTTAGCGTTTGTTGCTTTCCGCCAGAACACAATGcctgctttttttcctccaaagAGGAAACCGCCCAGCCTTTCACTTCCAAAATCATTTGTTTATCAGCAGACACGAGGGAGATATTGTGATTGCTTCACTGTGCTTAAAAACAGGACATTTGTGGTTCATGAAACTAaactttctgtgtgtttttcaggcTGGACATGATGGAGAGAACGTTGGGAACTGTCCTTTCTGTCAGAGGCTCTTCATGGTGTTGTGGCTGAAAGGAGTCAAGTTTACGGTGACCACTGTTGACATGAGGAAGTAAGAGCCCACCTCCTCCTTTGGCAATAACACTTCCTGAGCATCTGGTCATGGggactttcacacagaactcTATTAAGAAGCaaatgagagagaaaattgAGAGTAACCTGAACCATTCCTAACTTATCAATAGGTGTGCTTCTAACAGAGAATTAGAGGGCGGTAAAGTGTACAAAGAGCTCTGTGTCGCTGCCAAACAAACACCTTCTTTAATTGAGGCGTTTTATTGTGTGAATTTCTCAGAGTCATTACCGGTGAACAAATAAGATCAGGAAACTATGAAAGGATGCTGATAATTAAGTGAttcagagcacacacacaaaaagggcCTTTTTAAAGAGCCGACCGCTCCCAgcgctgtgtgtttttataactAAACCAACAGCCGATGTTGAAATCATTTATCCCACAGAGCCACATTTGGTTCTGACAGCCTTTGACGTGCTTGATAACAGTCTGATTGAAtgattacagtatatacatctctctctctctctctccgtcctctctGCAGGAAGCCAGCCGAGCTCAAAGACCTGGCCCCCGGGACCaaccctcctttcctcctctacaACGGCACCCTCAAAACAGACTTCATCAAAATAGAGGAGTTTCTTGAGCAAACACTGGCCCCTCCCAGGTATTGTTGCACTTTTAATCATTACACAAATATTAATCAGGTGATTCTTTATGAGGTTGACTCCCAGGctttactcctcctcctctctccttgcaGGTATCCTCATCTCAGCCCGCTGAACAAAGAGTCCTTTGACGTGGGCgctgacatttttgcaaagttcTCTGCTTTCATCAAGAACAGCCCCAATAACGCCTGTAAGCTGAGTTCATTAAACATGTTACAGCTCATAATAATTTCACCTATTCTAACCGATATGGATGTGAGATAAAATGCTTAGTAAatagatatattttttaaaataagtacatttaattaAGTATTGCAGTTAGTAACTAAAGTAAGTAAAACgttgtttatatagcacctttttaaGACAATAACATCAGTAAAACACAATACCaagcacaaaaaacaataatcaaaACTACATACAAATGCAAGAACACAGATGCAGCAAACAGATCAAACTTTGGACTATTTGGAAAAATTATTATAGAGTTATATAAAAGACAATAAGTgtgtttttagatgtttttgaAACTAGTTAAGTACAATCTTGAGGTACTTGTAtctccattttatgctactttatacttctactccactaaatTTCAGTGCAAAAAATAGTGTATATTTTACTACACTACaattatttgacagctgtagttactctCAAGAGTTATTTTATCTGCAAAATATATGATCAGCCTCTAATATGTGATTATTTGTTTTGTAGATTAAGCTGCTCAACAGTTTGTTAAGTAGTTAAAATAAACTCAAACAACCGctacaaaattaaaatgtttacttgCTTATACACCAGTGATAATCCATATTGTAATAATCTAATATAAAAACTCTATATGGGGTATTCtgcatgagtacttttattttgctaatattacttctgtacttttacttaagatgATAttgaaatttaaataatttgtattatttttaatggtctttttttttatttcactaatATATTTAAGCATATACTGTCCTCCTATTGTCTAATTTTATTgctaattttcttttcttttgtaaaacactttgagctacatttcttgtatgaaatgtgctctataaataaaagttattattatgattattatgatattattaataatcataataataataaggactcttacttgtaacagagtaaaTGTAAAACTTGGAattgatacttttacttcagtgaagtacttcttccaccactgatcaaaagtactcattatgcagaaaaaaTGTCTCCTTATACTATTATCTACATatcatattattgga
This DNA window, taken from Sebastes umbrosus isolate fSebUmb1 chromosome 9, fSebUmb1.pri, whole genome shotgun sequence, encodes the following:
- the clic2 gene encoding chloride intracellular channel protein 2, producing the protein MALRQNSDKEPSIELFIKAGHDGENVGNCPFCQRLFMVLWLKGVKFTVTTVDMRKKPAELKDLAPGTNPPFLLYNGTLKTDFIKIEEFLEQTLAPPRYPHLSPLNKESFDVGADIFAKFSAFIKNSPNNAFHEKNLLREFKRLDIYLNSPLPEEVDHNCRETTTVSKRKFLDGDRLTLADCNLLPKLHVIRIAAKKYCDFDIPAEFTGVWGYLQNAYEREEFKQTCPADIEIEKTYFSVANKRK